CCCTTCCTCACCAGGGTCTGAGGGGCAGCTCTGGCCAGCGCTCACCAGGGCCAGCAGGGCCCTAGGCTGGAGTCGTACAGCTGAAGTGGTGGGTGCATTGGCCTAGGCTGAGCATGGGGCAGGGAATTATGGGGGCTGTGCCCCAGGGTGGGTGTCTGGCACCCAGCTGCCAGCCTTCTGTCCTGGGCAAACTACTCCCTACTTAAGGGAATAGGCCAGGCTCCATCCGGAGGCAGGGACCATGCCAGGAGGAGCCCCTGTGGTCACGGCATCCTGTGGTGTCCATGAGGTACCACAGCTCCACTCCTGGCTGGAACCCAGCACCCTCTGTGGGAAGCCAGCACTAGCTCTCATCCCCCATCCAGGAGATACTACCAGTCCTGGTCCCCTTTTGCCAACACCTGCTGGTCAGAtgtccccctacccccaccccactgtCCTCCAAGGCTACAGGACCCCTGCTTCTGACACAGTGGGCAACAAGCCTGGGTTTCCCTGCTGGCAGATGGCAGATCCCTCAGGAAACCTGCTCCACTTGTCAGGGTCTCTTCGGAGACCCAGGATTTAGGGTCACATGCTGCAGGCAGGGCTGTGGCCCAGCTGGGTCTGACAAGGACCCAGCTGTCACATCGTGAATATTTAAATGTCCTGTCACTACTGTCCCATTTTGCAAAGGCTGCTTGAGGCTTTAGGTGAACTAGAGGTGACTGTCTTGGTGATGAGGCCAGCATAGCGGCCCTCCCCCAGGCGACAAGGACCAAGGTGCTGCTAAGGCCACTCTAGCGCCCAGACACCCCAGTAGCTGAGCTCTGCTCCTATGGCTACAGAGCTGGGGCAGAAGCTGACCCCATTTCTGGAGGAAGATCCGAGTTTGTGACCGTCCTCCACTCCCCTCTATTGTCACTGTCCCCAGCTTTGCTCCAGTCTGTCACTTGCAGCCTGGAGCTCAGCCTCACCAGTTAGGTGAGGCAGAGATGGCTGCAGGGCCAACACTGGCAGAGCCTGGGAGTCCTTCGGAAGGGGACCAGGGCGTCTGAAGTGCTCAGTGCCCCCACTACTCTGAGGCCGACTCCAGCTACTCTGAGGCCGACTCAATCTCTCGGCTGGAAGCAGTGTTTTCCCAGAGCTTGGCCCTTGCTGACCTTGCTCACTGGGCCCATCTTCCCACACTGCTCTTAGAAGGACACCCCTACCGGTAGCAGCCCCAAGCTGAGGGGGCTCCCTTTTTGACCTTCACTGGCCCGCCCTTCACTGTCTCCAGCAGGAGTTCCTAGGGCTTGGCCTGCCTTGCTCCAGTGCAGCGGAGGCAGCCCTGCTTGTCACTGAGGAGCCCTAGACAAGGCCAATGGGTTCATCAATGCCCACTGGCTCTCTGCCAAAGCCAAAAAGAGGTGTCAGGCAGTCTCCAGCGTGCTGGCCGGGTCTCGGATGCCACCCCTGCTCACTGAGCCTGCATGGGCCTTGCCCCCGACCCTGTGGTCTCTGGGATTGGGGTCGGCTTACCCTGTAGCACAGACAGGGACTCCTGCTGCCCTGGGAGCTGTCTCAAGCAAAATCTCTTGTCCCAGAGGTGCCCATGTGGGTCCGCTGTGTCCCCTGTCATCATccttgttttttctcattttggcCAAGGGCAGGCTCCCTGGGACAGGCAGGGAACAACTGCGGAGATATTAGTGATTCATAGGTTTGTACAGTGTTTTATACTTTGCAAAGCACTTTATTAGCTCACACCTGTCCACTCACATGAAACTCGTGTTAGGCCCTGGGAGGCCGACGGTAACTCTCACCGTGCCCTCagatgaagcacagagaggttgttACTTGCCCAGGCCATCCAGTGGGCTGGCTGGGTCTTGTGTCCCCATCTGTGGACCCCTCTAGGGTCTGAGATGAGATGAGAAGTGTCTCCTGTATCCACCTCTTCCTGGCCTCCCTTCCCCCACTTCCTGGTCCCTGTCCACTCCTCAGGTTGGTGCTCTCACTTCTTGAAAGCTCTAGGCACCCCCGCCTCCCGCCAGGCTCCCCGTTGGCTCCTGGCAGGCCAGCTGAGAATGAACAGGAGATGGAGGCAGGCAGCCCAGGCTGCAGAGGTGAGGGATGTGGGGCCAGGCCCAGAGGGCTCAGCCTAGAGGCTTCCAATCTCAGATTCTCCTGCCTGTGGTCATCTGTTTGTCCATCACCCCAGGACAGGGCAGACAGAGGGGCAAAGCACTGGGGGCCCCAGAGCCTAGCTTCCCCTCAGCCTGGGGGACATCACAGCATTTCAGTGTCAGTCACATTTTAAACTGATCAGCCTTtgtataatgttttttaaatcatttctaaataaaacagaaatacagagTGTGTCATTTCCCTGGGATGAGGGAACAAAGATCAGGTTCCAAGAGTAACCTTAGGAAGCTCTGGGAAGAGAACCGGGTCCTTTGGGGTGTCTGGGAGCTGCCCACCCATCTCCTCTGCCAGACCGGCAGTCAGATATCCTCCCTCTACAACAGGCTGGCCCTGGGGGCCCAGGGTAATTGGGGTTCCAGGAACACAGCCTGATGATGCCTCCTTACGATCCAGGATGGGGAGCAGCCCCCCCAGGAGTATGGGGAGGGTCACTGTGGCACGGGCTTCTCCAAAGTCCAGGCCCCTGGTGCCATGACCTGGGACACATAGTCAAGAGCACGGTTATCAGCaataaagatattaataaaaGGCAGACAAAGTCAGGAGGTCAACAACTTTGCGGGCTTACCAGGAGGCCTGCCCTGCCTCTGGAAGCCAGCGACAGAGAGGGATGCCCCCGACCCAGCCAGCCGGAGAAAGGGATGGGGTGGTCACGAAGGTCTGAGCTGGGTCTGGGTGTAGACTGCGAAGGCGGCCCTGCCGGGACTTCTTTCCAGTCCCCGGCGACCTCTTCGAATTCTCTGCTATCTCTGGGGAGCCTCGGGTGGGAGGGGGTGTAAGAGACGCAGGGACGTGGGGAGAGGAGACAAGGCAGGCAAGAACCACAGGGGACGGCGGACAGAGGGGCGACATCCTCCGGAGGACGCCGTCAGTACCAGGAAGTGCAGGCGATGAGGAAGCGCACGTCGTCCAGCGGCCCCCACGGGCTGGGCTCgggctgggcctggggctggggctggggctggggctggggctggggcggaTGCCGGGGCTGTTCCGGGCCCTCCGGCGCcgcaggctggggctggggctggggctggggctggggctgggtttgCGCAGGCTCCGGGGCGCCGCGGCCGCCGCTTAGCTGAGCCCCCATGGTCTGCAAGAAGAGAAGCCCTTTAGGTCTGGGTCGCCGGGACACCCCGCTAGGGCCCCGCCCCGGCTCTGCCCTCACCTCTCGCAGCCAGACCCGCGGGTCTCCCGGAACCCACCTCGGCGTCGGGAGGAGCTGGCGCCGTGACGCCACCGCGCACCGACCTCACTCTCCGTGCGTTGGAGTGGAAAGGAGGGACTCGACCCTGTACTCCGGGGCGGGGCTCAGCGACCGTCCCCTGCCAATCCCGCCCCAGCGCCTCAAGGCCCCGCCCCGCGCAAGGGGACGGAATGCGCCCCAACAGCCTCCAAGGCGCCCAGGCCAGGAGGACGCTGGGAACCCGCTGCCCCGCCCCACGCCCACCCAGACAAGGACCTGCAACCTCCATCCACCTTACTCAAAGAATGCCCCGAAGCCAGATGCCCCAGAGCTCTCACAGGGGCCTTGCCCAGCTCAGGGGAAAATCGGAACGGACTCTCTGCCTTTCAAGGCCAGAGAAGACCGGCGCAGAAGTCGGGTGAAAACTGTGAGAACTAgaccgggcgccgtggctcacgcctgtaatcccaacactttgggaggccgaggcggtgagtcgcttgagttcaggagtataaaccagcctgggcaacatagtgagacttcgtttctacaaaaaaataaacgaggcgagaggatcgcttgagcccaacaggtcgaggctacagtgagccatccttgcatcacaacactccagcctgggtgacagagggagtacactgcctcaaaaagaaaaaagaaaaaaggacaactGTAGTGGAGAGTGTTTCTTGCCCCAGGATGAAGCCTCACATCCTGATGGTAGAGGAGAAGGGAATGGCGTGTGTGGAGGTGGTGAACTGGGTTGCGTGTGTGTTGTGTTCATCCCACCCTATCTTCCCAgaatgctggaacaactggagaGTGCAGGGATTGTACACAGGCTGAGGGCCCCAAACATCACATTCAGAATGGCCCGGAGGGAACTGCACTTTAATGGGGTGGCACAGGACAGCAGAACCCTCAGCCAGCAGCCACAGGGCCTGCCAGCCAGCACAACAGAGCAGGTTTTTGCAGTAATGATAGATCCAGGCGATAAGCACAGGTGGAAAAGGGTTGGGTGCCCAGCCCCTCAGTCCCAGTGAGCTCTCTGCCACCTCCTTGCCAGCATCCGGTACAGATTGGGCGGAATGTGGAGAAGGTTGGCCACAGTCCAGAGCCAGGAGCCCATGGAACAACTTGGAAGGTGACTCAGGTGAGgctgaagagaaaggaaagcGCACGGTCAGTAGCTGTTTCACAGAGCCCACCTCACTCTCAAggtgcctgcctcagccctcacCCCCGGACCAGCTCTGACAAGCTGCTCAAGCAGCTACTGCTCTAGTATCCTAGCCctgaaaaaccacaaagatgaggatTAGCagatgctcaagaaatattttttgaatatccTGGCTCTTATCTGCTCAGCAGTGTGCAGATATGCTCTCACACTCGAGAAGCTACCAGAACAAGCTGGTAGGCTCCCATTCTAGATGACATCTTTCCCCCATACTCTCAAAATGCAAGTTAACCCCCAACCCTgagcagaagaaaggagaggcCCCAGGTACCTGTCAATGAGGGAATCCCGCATGCTGGTGGCAATGGTGCTAGGCTGGGCTTCATTCAGCTTGAAGACACTCTCCACCACTGACAGCTCTGTGCTGGTTGTGTCCAGGCCACAGAAGGCACACCAGTCATTCACCACCATCCCAGCGGCAATCACCTCACTGCCTCGGTTCACAGTCCCCGCCTGCCAAGGGATGGGCTCAAtgtgagtcacggcaccaaattctCTCCCTCCTCAATGAAGACTCTCCCCAAACCCTGCTCCTCCCTGACCTGCAGCCCCAGTCCCAAACTGTGGCAGGTAATGACCCAGACTCCCAAACACTAGGCGAAAGGATCTGCCTCGGGAGACGGGGTTCAGAGGACAGGAATGCTTACCACAAGGGGGACTTGAAGAAGAGAGGACAGCTCATCCTGGTCTTCAATTGAAGTCTTGGGATGCACCAGCCCTCCCTGATTGCTGAAGACACAGTAGCTTCCTACTAGCACCTGGTCGGCCACTGTCTGTCTGAAGACTTCCACCTTGAGCACATCTGCCAGAATTTCTTCTGTCTCCTATCAATCAAAGATATTGTGTTCAGGGCTCAGAACTTACAGCCCCAGAACCAAGGTTCTCCATGCCCAGAAGCATCCAGGCCTTGGCTCCCTGAGCCCCTCATTTCTCCTATGTACCTCATATGAAAGCCTCACCCAGAGAAAGGAGGAAGTACAGCTTAGAGCAGAGTCAAGGGAAGCTGTGAAGCCCCTAATATTCATGCATGCCCTGAACAGCTGGAGGCTGGTCTCAATATCACTTCTTTCCCCTCTCACCCACAGTCAAAAGTTCAACAGTCAATCACCTATCCTGGCCCAGGATGCAGGACTGGATGGTTCAATCTCCCCAATCATGAAGGATTCATACCCTCCCCAGCTTCTTTCTGACACTTGATAAGGCCTCTGTTATCACTATTCCAATGAGTACCTGAAACTCAAGAGCCCATATAGAAAAACCACAGGAGAGACCCCTAATTCCTGCCTGTTGGAAAAGAACAGTGGCTAACCACTGACTAGGATGGCCCTGTGACTCTTGGGTCAAGTTGGGCTGCCTCACCCTGTCCAAGTCTGGGTGGACCAAGGCCACGTAGTCATTGCAGGTGGTGACATTGCCCAAGGCTGAGAGCCGCTCCTCCACCCGCCTAATCTGCACTGTGTCTGGCAGGCTGTTGCGAATGTGTTGCAGCTCCTGGTCGGTGGTATTGTTGGGTACCAGGAGACCGTGCCTGTTCCCTGGAGAAACCCAAATTAGAGGGTGAATACACAAGATGCCTGCTGAGCCCTAGGGGCTGAGGATaccacccagcccagcccaatCAGCTTTCCCAGGAAAGCTTTAGGCCCAGAGCCCAGCCCTCCAACCCACTGATCTGGAAAACACCCAGGGCAGGCCAGAGACCACCCAGGAATCCCAATAAATCCTGCCTACTTCACCATCACCAACTGGGAGGGAAGCTGAACTCTTGGCATTAGTTGTATATTTTGCTACTTAAAAACTGagctgccgggcgtggtggctcacgcctgtaatcgcagcactttgggaggccaaggtgggcagatcacaaggtcaggagactgagatcgagatcatcctggctaacacggtgaaaccccgtctctactaaaaatacaaaaaattagccgggcgtggtggcgggcgcct
This window of the Gorilla gorilla gorilla isolate KB3781 chromosome 21, NHGRI_mGorGor1-v2.1_pri, whole genome shotgun sequence genome carries:
- the EIF6 gene encoding eukaryotic translation initiation factor 6 isoform X2 produces the protein MRSGERRALPEVSLDGSGNGNLFRESKVPSPRAELVTGYLASWRSERRSRTTVRSAALLSSPTPTVWWRSEAQRTSTVCSRASSPIPSPWSTRLSPAAASSGACVWETEEILADVLKVEVFRQTVADQVLVGSYCVFSNQGGLVHPKTSIEDQDELSSLLQVPLVAGTVNRGSEVIAAGMVVNDWCAFCGLDTTSTELSVVESVFKLNEAQPSTIATSMRDSLIDSLT
- the EIF6 gene encoding eukaryotic translation initiation factor 6 isoform X1 produces the protein MAVRASFENNCEIGCFAKLTNTYCLVAIGGSENFYSVFEGELSDTIPVVHASIAGCRIIGRMCVGNRHGLLVPNNTTDQELQHIRNSLPDTVQIRRVEERLSALGNVTTCNDYVALVHPDLDRETEEILADVLKVEVFRQTVADQVLVGSYCVFSNQGGLVHPKTSIEDQDELSSLLQVPLVAGTVNRGSEVIAAGMVVNDWCAFCGLDTTSTELSVVESVFKLNEAQPSTIATSMRDSLIDSLT
- the MMP24OS gene encoding protein MMP24OS isoform X1 codes for the protein MGAQLSGGRGAPEPAQTQPQPQPQPQPQPAAPEGPEQPRHPPQPQPQPQPQPQAQPEPSPWGPLDDVRFLIACTSWY
- the EIF6 gene encoding eukaryotic translation initiation factor 6 isoform X3; its protein translation is MAVRASFENNCEIGCFAKLTNTYCLVAIGGSENFYRCGGSPGAYGGGEACAGVKSSGSGRVPAPLPRHHRVHVPTVCSRASSPIPSPWSTRLSPAAASSGACVWETEEILADVLKVEVFRQTVADQVLVGSYCVFSNQGGLVHPKTSIEDQDELSSLLQVPLVAGTVNRGSEVIAAGMVVNDWCAFCGLDTTSTELSVVESVFKLNEAQPSTIATSMRDSLIDSLT
- the MMP24OS gene encoding protein MMP24OS isoform X2 — its product is MSPLCPPSPVVLACLVSSPHVPASLTPPPTRGSPEIAENSKRSPGTGKKSRQGRLRSLHPDPAQTFVTTPSLSPAGWVGGIPLCRWLPEAGQASWSWHQGPGLWRSPCHSDPPHTPGGAAPHPGS